A region from the uncultured Macellibacteroides sp. genome encodes:
- a CDS encoding TlpA disulfide reductase family protein, giving the protein MIARIATLICLIVGFVSCEQLPPDKFVIEGQVKNLKDSTAIELAYFTMQNNKWQRSIDSAIVIDGKFRFEGEIKGITAAQLSFPDISAARFYLEAARMKLWIDRNAPYAYKLSGTEVEDENIVFRKDMERYEKLNFEKLTNLLNEIKQFHLLREDAPNRDSLKNEINYQIAELGNLKGAMDSVRLNFSSQHPSFQITPDILYQLLVQETMDVDTIRSLYNILAKDIKSGLMGKFLAEKIKEEESKKNSSVGGMAPDFTRKCFSEKSIKLSDFKNKNYVLLEFWASWCLPCLKEVPNLKRLYSTYQGKGLEIIGVSLDEDKSRWLQAIEKHKLNVWPQVLNNEHKDKSVFENDDLSKIYNFETIPFYVLIDKNGTVIERWEHIGEEQQLRLNDLF; this is encoded by the coding sequence ATGATAGCAAGAATTGCGACTTTGATTTGTTTGATTGTTGGTTTTGTTTCATGTGAACAGTTACCGCCTGATAAGTTTGTGATAGAAGGGCAGGTAAAAAATCTGAAAGATTCGACCGCTATCGAGCTTGCTTATTTCACAATGCAAAATAATAAGTGGCAGAGATCAATCGATTCTGCGATTGTAATTGATGGGAAATTTCGTTTTGAGGGGGAAATAAAGGGAATTACTGCCGCTCAATTGTCCTTTCCCGATATTTCAGCTGCCAGGTTCTATCTGGAAGCTGCCCGAATGAAATTATGGATTGATAGGAATGCGCCATACGCTTACAAATTATCCGGGACTGAAGTTGAAGACGAGAATATTGTTTTTCGGAAGGATATGGAGCGTTATGAGAAATTGAACTTTGAAAAGTTGACGAATCTGCTCAATGAAATCAAACAGTTTCATTTGTTAAGAGAGGATGCACCAAATCGTGATAGCTTGAAAAATGAGATTAACTACCAGATTGCCGAACTTGGTAATCTAAAGGGTGCAATGGATAGTGTACGGTTGAATTTTAGTTCGCAGCATCCCTCTTTCCAAATAACGCCGGATATTTTGTATCAGCTTTTGGTGCAGGAGACTATGGATGTTGATACGATAAGATCTCTTTACAACATTCTTGCAAAGGATATAAAGAGTGGTTTAATGGGGAAATTTTTAGCGGAAAAAATAAAAGAGGAAGAATCGAAAAAGAATAGCTCGGTAGGAGGGATGGCGCCTGACTTCACAAGGAAATGCTTTTCCGAAAAGTCTATTAAGTTGTCGGATTTCAAGAACAAGAATTATGTGCTGCTCGAATTTTGGGCTAGTTGGTGTTTGCCTTGCCTGAAAGAAGTTCCAAACCTTAAAAGATTATACAGTACGTATCAGGGAAAAGGATTGGAAATTATTGGTGTATCTTTAGATGAAGATAAAAGCCGTTGGCTTCAGGCTATTGAGAAACATAAACTAAATGTGTGGCCTCAGGTATTGAACAACGAGCATAAGGATAAATCTGTTTTTGAAAATGATGATTTATCTAAAATTTATAATTTTGAAACAATCCCTTTTTATGTTTTGATAGATAAAAACGGCACAGTGATTGAAAGATGGGAGCACATTGGAGAGGAACAACAGCTTAGGTTAAATGATCTATTCTAA
- a CDS encoding thioredoxin-like domain-containing protein: MKTRILATIVLIFISNFCYAQNRYLDIQLDGVTYDSLYLYGNNVNGNRIKIAAEKINNQWHFTIPDSVYDFLPGFEFAPKSFDYKTMTNNDIRLLYPSGKDTLFASCWSFENNTHIIKAHFIDTLEFKNIPFGTTINGKFESVLGKEVIDRFIVSEPLSPDLRLRMQHPYYSYFWEDTTYTEKVNSYALLASKHPDSRYLITNLATQLGNYKTREDVARVYNHFSETNKQSSWGKMIEKYLNAKLFENILLPDAKTRKLEPIIQDSSKYNLVVFSASWCGPCHRLIPTLKEVYTHLKGEMNITYITIDEETGVKNWNELMQKEQISWTSLLAANNIEGIKNKYYIQGIPHAILVYPDGTMEVIDLYKDKERLYSIVK; this comes from the coding sequence ATGAAAACTAGAATATTAGCAACAATTGTACTTATTTTTATTTCTAACTTTTGTTATGCTCAGAACAGGTATCTGGATATTCAATTAGATGGGGTTACGTATGATTCGCTCTATCTTTATGGAAATAATGTAAATGGAAATAGAATTAAGATTGCAGCAGAAAAGATAAATAATCAATGGCATTTTACTATTCCGGATTCTGTATATGATTTCCTGCCTGGTTTTGAATTTGCGCCTAAATCATTCGATTATAAAACGATGACAAATAATGATATTAGACTGTTATACCCATCAGGAAAAGATACTTTATTTGCATCTTGTTGGAGTTTCGAAAACAATACCCATATAATTAAGGCTCATTTCATTGATACACTTGAATTTAAGAATATACCATTCGGGACAACAATTAATGGAAAGTTTGAAAGTGTTCTAGGGAAAGAGGTTATTGACCGGTTTATAGTATCTGAACCTTTAAGTCCGGATTTGCGACTTAGAATGCAACATCCTTATTATAGTTATTTCTGGGAGGATACGACCTATACAGAAAAGGTAAATAGCTATGCATTGCTAGCGTCTAAACATCCGGATTCCAGATATTTAATTACTAATCTGGCCACTCAATTGGGAAATTATAAGACGCGAGAAGATGTAGCAAGAGTGTATAATCATTTCTCGGAAACCAATAAACAGTCATCCTGGGGTAAAATGATTGAAAAGTATCTGAACGCCAAACTTTTCGAGAACATTCTTTTACCCGACGCAAAGACAAGAAAGTTGGAGCCGATCATTCAGGATTCCAGCAAATATAATCTGGTTGTATTCTCCGCTTCCTGGTGTGGTCCTTGTCACAGACTAATACCAACCCTGAAGGAGGTTTATACCCATTTGAAAGGTGAAATGAATATAACCTATATTACTATTGATGAAGAAACGGGAGTAAAGAACTGGAACGAACTGATGCAGAAAGAACAAATATCCTGGACGAGTTTATTAGCTGCGAATAATATTGAGGGCATTAAAAACAAATACTATATTCAAGGCATCCCACATGCTATTCTGGTTTACCCCGATGGGACTATGGAAGTTATAGACTTGTATAAAGATAAAGAGAGACTATATTCTATTGTAAAGTAG
- a CDS encoding TraB/GumN family protein — translation MNPLKFFQLIVIVYFIFISISCNGVRAGEKDGFLWKISGNGLDAPSYLFGTAHGGPFFAGQAALERVPRLNEIFLSVNQLIAEKKIDNSSSYNKSVLEMDSTYADYLNKEDQIIVDRFLRTYLNATSDKIKLKPLVLMSIIYKKKSIEIYREILFEKFKPNTNVDSITLSELKYISEVEMDVQMIMRAMSLNYSIIGLDDLIGHINPKRTISNGISYKQQIDSLVCEFKDNSVDSIIRHQLKSSEAVKNAYFNQDLDDFELQMIELDQKNNVTAEYNDMILFDRNKKWMEHIPKLISEQASLIAVGAAHLPGKDGLINLLRLQGFTVEPVN, via the coding sequence ATGAACCCTTTAAAATTTTTTCAGCTTATTGTAATTGTATATTTTATATTCATTTCAATCTCATGTAATGGCGTTCGCGCTGGAGAGAAAGACGGATTTCTATGGAAAATTTCTGGAAACGGATTAGATGCTCCTTCTTATCTTTTTGGAACAGCTCATGGAGGACCTTTTTTTGCAGGACAAGCAGCTTTGGAAAGAGTCCCACGTTTAAATGAAATATTTTTGTCGGTAAATCAGTTAATTGCAGAAAAAAAAATTGATAACTCAAGTTCATACAATAAATCTGTTTTAGAAATGGATTCAACTTATGCAGATTATCTAAACAAAGAGGATCAGATAATTGTGGATAGGTTTTTACGAACTTACCTAAATGCAACATCTGATAAAATCAAATTAAAGCCGTTAGTCCTTATGTCCATAATTTATAAAAAGAAATCCATTGAAATTTATAGAGAAATCTTATTTGAAAAGTTTAAACCCAATACAAATGTTGATAGCATTACTTTATCTGAGTTAAAATATATTTCAGAGGTAGAAATGGATGTTCAAATGATAATGAGAGCAATGAGTTTAAATTACTCAATAATTGGATTGGATGATTTGATTGGTCATATTAATCCTAAAAGGACTATATCAAATGGAATATCATACAAACAGCAAATAGATTCATTAGTTTGTGAGTTTAAGGATAATTCTGTAGATTCGATAATTCGACATCAATTGAAGAGTTCTGAAGCTGTGAAAAATGCTTACTTTAACCAAGATTTAGATGATTTTGAACTACAAATGATTGAGTTAGATCAAAAAAATAATGTAACAGCAGAGTATAATGATATGATTTTATTTGATCGAAATAAAAAGTGGATGGAACATATTCCTAAGTTAATATCGGAACAAGCATCACTTATTGCTGTTGGTGCAGCACATTTACCCGGTAAAGATGGATTGATAAATCTTTTACGACTTCAAGGCTTTACCGTTGAGCCGGTGAATTAA
- a CDS encoding 6-bladed beta-propeller, whose protein sequence is MKNRLVEIYSYILLIGLILVSCQERGVGVGTTNAIDISINLDLNKPLKYNDLFKSIQYIPLETESRSLIQSIDKLFVTDSGFLIFDSKQMNILLFNKDGSFIRQIGQKGTGNNEYVYWNDIFFEKSTQLIYAHERYQNRIYVYNLSGVLVNKTKKSRCSFSSFVKSRSGFWVYSCFKKPYNYDGYNLLLLDDSLQNVKASFFPQKEFVNATTLSTFFTDNNENSYFFYPSGNKIFKLEQEVPIPYCKVDFGKHTLPYNSILQISNSAEYENLVSNHNYLGDIKSFKTNGKFIYFSFCGTDYNKPVNNYNCLYNVSKDKTYLYENPFIESLKYPVSSMLLQVSGELLIYALYPIVLSGDSFTMLSKDVGKQISEESNPILVIVKSK, encoded by the coding sequence ATGAAAAATAGATTAGTTGAAATTTATAGCTATATCCTGCTAATTGGCCTAATTTTGGTTTCATGTCAAGAGAGGGGCGTGGGAGTCGGAACTACAAATGCTATAGATATATCAATAAACTTAGATTTAAATAAACCGTTGAAATATAATGATCTATTTAAGTCTATTCAGTATATTCCTCTTGAGACCGAATCACGTTCATTAATACAAAGTATTGATAAATTGTTTGTGACGGATTCAGGCTTTCTAATTTTTGATTCCAAGCAAATGAATATTCTATTATTTAATAAAGATGGTTCATTTATTCGTCAGATAGGACAAAAGGGCACGGGGAATAATGAATATGTATATTGGAATGATATTTTCTTTGAGAAAAGTACACAACTTATTTATGCACATGAACGATATCAGAATCGAATATATGTTTATAATTTGTCCGGTGTATTAGTCAATAAAACTAAAAAGTCAAGATGTTCTTTTAGTTCATTTGTTAAGAGTCGTTCCGGATTTTGGGTATATAGTTGTTTTAAAAAGCCGTATAATTATGATGGATACAATCTGTTGTTGCTGGATGATAGTTTGCAAAATGTGAAAGCCTCTTTTTTCCCTCAGAAGGAATTTGTTAATGCTACAACATTATCTACATTTTTTACAGACAATAATGAAAATTCATATTTCTTTTATCCCTCTGGAAATAAAATATTCAAATTAGAGCAAGAGGTGCCCATTCCTTATTGTAAAGTTGATTTTGGGAAACACACATTACCATACAATAGTATTCTTCAGATTAGTAATTCAGCAGAATATGAAAATCTTGTTTCTAATCATAATTATTTAGGTGATATAAAGTCATTTAAGACAAATGGAAAGTTTATCTATTTTTCTTTTTGCGGAACAGATTATAATAAACCTGTAAATAATTATAATTGTCTTTATAATGTGAGTAAGGATAAGACATATTTGTACGAAAACCCATTTATTGAGTCATTAAAATATCCTGTTTCCAGTATGTTGTTACAAGTATCCGGAGAATTGTTGATCTATGCCTTGTATCCGATTGTATTATCTGGAGATAGTTTTACAATGTTATCAAAAGATGTCGGTAAACAAATATCAGAGGAAAGTAATCCCATATTAGTAATTGTAAAATCAAAATAA
- a CDS encoding 6-bladed beta-propeller, whose protein sequence is MKIRVYFLFIIISLSCSSHEGKERIVLESAEAIVIKPGFSKNIVDIYPNLDTIKYVKLELSDSSIITEITKIEVYDSLLYVLDAKASSLFVFDMDGKYHFKIHSIGQGPEEYTQLDFFSIDRDLKQIVLTDLMGYFIMRYDLNGNYISRQKIPFWAEGVTPIQNKGVVLYANYRNNSKYLKKEYNIIYLDSLNQIQYTYFPYNSSLIGRTRFITPSGGVSYTYNDQSYFFNPFNDTVYQLAPTGLVVKYIFDLGERKFDQSYFSKNQDELNSYVKKGEYYNIMDVLENDDWVCFSLTCFSKFESWHGFYSKKSGEIINAEFYYNKNQNFIPNNLATFNSWFIAELPIDYLLHSKDQNKTEPPEGMAKDELNSLLQTLTEDDNPVLMMYKLKDS, encoded by the coding sequence ATGAAAATAAGAGTGTATTTCTTATTCATTATTATTTCTCTTAGTTGTTCTAGCCATGAGGGTAAAGAGCGTATAGTATTAGAAAGTGCTGAAGCAATTGTAATCAAGCCTGGTTTTTCAAAGAATATAGTGGATATTTATCCTAATCTGGATACGATTAAGTATGTTAAATTAGAGCTTTCCGATAGTTCGATCATTACGGAAATTACAAAAATCGAGGTGTACGATAGTTTGCTATACGTTCTTGACGCTAAAGCGTCCTCTTTGTTTGTTTTTGATATGGATGGGAAATACCATTTTAAGATTCATTCAATAGGTCAAGGTCCGGAAGAGTATACTCAACTTGATTTCTTTTCTATTGATCGGGATCTGAAACAGATTGTATTAACCGATTTAATGGGGTACTTTATTATGAGATATGATTTAAATGGAAATTATATCTCCAGACAAAAAATTCCTTTTTGGGCGGAAGGGGTTACTCCAATACAGAATAAAGGAGTGGTTTTATATGCCAATTACAGGAATAACAGCAAATATCTTAAGAAAGAATACAATATCATATACCTGGATTCATTAAATCAGATACAATATACGTACTTTCCGTATAACTCATCTTTAATAGGTAGAACAAGATTTATTACCCCAAGTGGTGGTGTTTCCTATACATATAATGATCAAAGTTATTTTTTTAATCCGTTTAATGATACAGTGTATCAGCTTGCTCCAACCGGGTTGGTTGTAAAGTACATTTTTGACTTAGGTGAGCGGAAGTTTGATCAATCCTATTTTAGTAAAAATCAGGATGAATTAAACAGCTACGTAAAAAAAGGTGAGTACTATAACATTATGGACGTGCTTGAGAATGATGATTGGGTCTGTTTTAGTCTCACTTGTTTTTCAAAGTTTGAATCATGGCATGGCTTTTATTCAAAGAAAAGCGGTGAAATAATAAATGCCGAATTCTATTATAATAAGAATCAGAATTTTATCCCTAATAATCTTGCAACCTTTAATTCTTGGTTTATTGCCGAACTTCCCATAGATTATTTATTACATAGTAAAGATCAGAATAAAACGGAACCACCTGAGGGGATGGCTAAAGATGAGCTAAATTCATTACTACAGACTCTTACTGAAGATGATAATCCTGTTCTTATGATGTATAAGCTAAAAGATAGTTGA
- a CDS encoding carbon-nitrogen hydrolase family protein: MRVAIAQIEAIKGNVEENIENHLKWIKQAIQNNADMLVFPELSVTGYEPDLAENLATNQDDTRLDDIQNLSDRNGITIGVGLPTKDESDVFVSMIIFQPHKERITYSKQYLYPPEESIFKAGKNPLVLNFETEVVSPAICYEISNKAHCEFAKRNKATLYIASVLSSINGIDADMKKLSDIAKHNNLVTFMANYVGESGGYKCAGKSSVWDTTGKLIGQLDSETEGILIYDTETKEIVKKTEC, encoded by the coding sequence ATGAGAGTTGCAATAGCGCAGATAGAGGCAATAAAAGGAAATGTTGAGGAAAATATTGAAAATCATTTAAAGTGGATAAAACAAGCAATTCAGAATAATGCGGATATGCTGGTTTTTCCTGAGTTGTCAGTAACTGGTTACGAACCTGATTTAGCAGAGAATCTTGCAACCAATCAAGATGACACAAGATTAGATGATATTCAGAATTTAAGTGATAGAAATGGAATCACGATTGGAGTTGGATTACCAACTAAAGATGAGAGTGATGTGTTTGTAAGTATGATTATATTCCAACCTCATAAGGAGCGAATAACTTACTCAAAACAGTATTTATATCCACCGGAAGAATCTATTTTTAAAGCTGGCAAAAATCCTCTTGTTTTAAATTTTGAAACAGAAGTTGTATCTCCTGCAATTTGTTACGAAATTTCTAATAAAGCGCATTGTGAGTTTGCAAAACGAAATAAAGCAACACTTTATATAGCAAGTGTCTTAAGTTCTATTAATGGAATTGATGCTGATATGAAAAAACTGTCAGACATAGCTAAGCACAATAATTTGGTAACATTTATGGCAAATTATGTTGGTGAATCAGGAGGGTATAAATGCGCAGGAAAATCTTCTGTTTGGGACACAACCGGAAAACTGATTGGACAACTTGACAGCGAGACAGAGGGGATACTAATTTACGACACAGAAACAAAAGAAATTGTGAAGAAAACAGAATGCTGA
- a CDS encoding DJ-1/PfpI family protein, which translates to MKKVLLLLANGFEIFEASVFIDVIGWNLVEGDCSTQLFTCGLNKEIKSSFNQRLVVDYLIDEVNIADFDALAIPGGFEVYGFYDDAYAEKFLELIRDFKSKNKIIASICVGALPLGKSGILKDKKGTTYNSNVRREALKDFGVHVLNQPIVLDDNVITSWNPATAIEVALLLLEQLTTKNNADNIRKLMGF; encoded by the coding sequence ATGAAAAAAGTATTGTTGTTATTAGCGAATGGATTTGAAATATTTGAAGCAAGCGTATTTATTGATGTCATTGGGTGGAATCTTGTTGAAGGAGATTGTTCTACACAATTATTTACATGTGGACTAAACAAGGAAATAAAAAGTTCTTTTAATCAACGACTTGTGGTAGACTACCTGATAGACGAAGTAAATATTGCTGATTTTGATGCGTTAGCAATTCCGGGAGGATTTGAAGTGTATGGCTTTTATGACGATGCTTATGCTGAGAAATTCCTTGAATTAATTCGTGATTTTAAATCTAAGAACAAGATAATTGCATCTATTTGTGTTGGTGCTTTGCCTTTGGGTAAGAGTGGTATATTGAAAGACAAAAAAGGCACGACATATAATAGTAATGTTCGACGAGAGGCATTGAAGGATTTTGGTGTTCATGTGTTAAATCAACCTATTGTATTGGATGATAATGTTATTACTTCATGGAATCCTGCAACCGCGATTGAGGTTGCTTTACTCTTATTGGAGCAACTGACAACAAAAAATAATGCTGATAATATTCGAAAATTAATGGGTTTTTAA
- a CDS encoding PIN-like domain-containing protein, which produces MKFPQSKIDVKEYHEKIYELIKDDDCKLFIDTNIIALFYGIHDSARKEFFDWLKTLIQKNRVKVPVWVINEYTNRFIRNQLQDYLSPLKKVSTIKKDFVQVSAFLKMHIEDSNLPQNKYTSINEFKDDLKEIEEKIEKIAFTAKNKDERYKLKIHDEIEQVFANCILESDTDNILNTTNELGLIRYNHKLPPGFEDGKKDLNSHGDLVLWYEILNYCKSEGVKKAILITDDEKKDWVYAPNKLVVNEIEKSNNVKPLLKIADPRLIHEFKIATQSEDFYIISFEQLTQMLIDNISNSFTNLAGALQLVRNQAEDTYNELNGSVYDIECDISVISTIEETIDVTEETNGNHETVETETVDTLIQEVVEEDLPYHNYALADRDFPLIDNSYFSNVIEKLKSYNWYVQNPCIDSLSKYDSKTLTESKSNNDSIFVIGRNIYQSACGGSGSAIDFIENLHQKFTKYTDYFINHLYSGILYEIYFDSSNTFRGDKLKSYYINSVLNVIELERLHPSIEFIEKALKNYEADLLYLPYKNESVKLEIVFEDETIQGKDWLGDEVTYLKIKEIKGNGADLLTEGEDNVLNVYYPAMNIFGLVDLLCKTYGIPSKYFELEIKPDIDKNSKIVMGDKKLATTRGYKTLRE; this is translated from the coding sequence ATGAAATTTCCACAATCGAAAATAGATGTAAAAGAATATCATGAAAAGATCTATGAATTAATAAAAGATGATGATTGTAAATTATTCATTGATACAAACATAATTGCATTATTTTATGGAATTCACGATTCCGCTAGAAAAGAATTCTTTGATTGGCTCAAAACATTAATTCAAAAGAATCGTGTAAAAGTACCAGTTTGGGTAATAAATGAATATACAAATAGGTTTATTCGCAATCAGTTACAAGATTATTTAAGTCCCTTAAAAAAGGTGTCAACAATAAAAAAAGATTTTGTTCAGGTAAGTGCATTTCTAAAGATGCACATTGAGGATTCAAACTTACCACAAAATAAATATACTTCGATTAATGAATTTAAGGATGACTTAAAGGAGATTGAAGAAAAAATTGAAAAAATTGCTTTTACTGCTAAGAATAAGGATGAAAGGTACAAACTTAAAATTCACGATGAAATTGAACAGGTTTTTGCTAACTGTATCTTAGAAAGTGATACAGACAATATATTAAATACAACTAATGAACTTGGATTAATAAGATACAATCATAAGTTACCTCCAGGCTTTGAAGATGGTAAAAAGGATTTGAACTCTCACGGAGATTTAGTTTTGTGGTATGAAATACTTAATTACTGTAAAAGTGAAGGAGTAAAAAAAGCAATTTTAATCACAGATGATGAAAAGAAAGACTGGGTTTATGCTCCCAATAAATTAGTTGTAAATGAAATAGAAAAGAGCAATAATGTAAAACCACTTTTAAAAATTGCTGACCCAAGATTGATACATGAGTTTAAAATTGCAACTCAATCTGAAGACTTTTACATAATCAGCTTTGAACAGCTAACTCAGATGTTAATAGATAACATAAGTAATAGTTTCACTAATCTTGCAGGTGCATTACAATTAGTACGTAATCAAGCCGAAGACACTTATAATGAATTGAATGGTTCTGTATATGATATTGAATGTGATATATCAGTTATATCAACTATCGAAGAAACAATTGATGTAACAGAAGAAACTAACGGAAACCATGAGACTGTAGAAACAGAAACAGTTGACACCCTAATTCAAGAAGTTGTGGAGGAGGATCTACCATATCATAACTATGCATTAGCGGATAGGGATTTCCCTTTAATAGACAATAGCTATTTTTCAAATGTTATAGAAAAACTTAAGTCTTATAATTGGTATGTTCAAAATCCATGTATTGATAGTCTCTCAAAATATGATTCTAAAACACTGACTGAATCTAAATCCAATAATGATAGTATTTTTGTAATAGGTAGAAATATTTATCAATCTGCATGTGGCGGTTCTGGTTCTGCAATTGATTTCATTGAGAATTTGCACCAAAAATTCACCAAATACACAGACTATTTTATTAACCATTTGTATTCTGGAATTTTATATGAAATCTATTTTGATTCTTCAAATACTTTTAGGGGAGATAAATTAAAATCATATTATATTAATTCTGTTTTGAATGTGATTGAATTAGAAAGACTACATCCGTCTATTGAGTTCATCGAAAAAGCTTTAAAAAATTATGAAGCAGATTTACTTTATCTTCCATATAAAAATGAAAGCGTAAAACTTGAAATAGTATTTGAAGATGAAACTATTCAAGGGAAAGATTGGCTTGGAGATGAGGTGACTTATCTAAAAATCAAAGAAATAAAAGGTAATGGAGCCGACTTATTAACAGAAGGCGAAGATAATGTGCTAAATGTATATTATCCAGCTATGAATATTTTCGGTTTAGTTGACTTGTTGTGTAAGACATATGGCATTCCATCGAAATATTTTGAACTTGAAATAAAACCTGATATTGATAAAAATTCAAAAATAGTTATGGGAGATAAAAAACTGGCTACAACGCGCGGTTATAAAACATTGCGCGAGTAG
- a CDS encoding protein kinase family protein, with protein MKKDCEIVTFRQKGYKIIGNKPSGAIGEVVLLKDEVINEQFICKKYSPSPLIDIDEKYFDYFIEEIKILFLLNHKNIVRVYTYYLYPENNTGYILMEHIQGYSIAEYVSKNPNAINGLFKQIVQAFSYIHNAGILHRDIKPSNILVTKDGLLKVIDFGFGKKIEFDETFNKSISLNIACNPPAEFNEKIYDYSTEVYFVGQLFRSLIEENHIQDFSFTEIVYKMCERIASSRYTSFLEVERAIISSMTTGLEFLKSEISTYRNFSSNLYNIISKIEKKAEYKTDIAEIIRHLENIHQNTLLEECVYNYPIIINVFISGDFKYYIKRTFPESVLKEFVSFIKTVSVEKQKIVLNNIWQRLDSIPRFNKDDELPF; from the coding sequence GTGAAAAAAGATTGTGAAATAGTAACCTTTAGACAAAAAGGCTACAAAATTATAGGAAATAAACCTTCAGGGGCTATCGGAGAAGTTGTATTATTGAAAGATGAAGTAATAAACGAACAATTTATTTGTAAAAAATATTCTCCATCACCTTTAATAGATATAGATGAAAAGTATTTTGACTATTTCATTGAAGAAATCAAAATACTATTTCTTCTAAATCATAAAAATATAGTCAGAGTATATACTTATTATCTCTATCCAGAGAATAATACAGGCTACATCTTAATGGAGCATATTCAGGGGTATAGTATTGCTGAATATGTTAGCAAAAATCCGAATGCGATTAATGGTTTGTTTAAACAAATTGTGCAAGCATTTTCATACATTCATAATGCGGGGATATTACATCGAGACATTAAACCTTCAAATATATTAGTTACTAAAGACGGTTTATTAAAAGTAATTGATTTTGGTTTTGGTAAAAAAATCGAATTTGATGAAACGTTTAATAAAAGCATTAGCTTGAACATAGCCTGTAATCCGCCCGCCGAATTCAATGAGAAGATATATGACTATTCTACAGAAGTTTATTTTGTAGGGCAACTATTTAGATCCCTCATTGAGGAAAATCATATACAGGATTTTTCCTTCACCGAGATAGTATATAAAATGTGTGAAAGAATAGCATCTTCAAGGTATACTTCATTTCTTGAAGTGGAGCGGGCAATTATAAGTTCAATGACAACTGGACTGGAATTTTTAAAAAGTGAAATTAGCACATATCGTAACTTTTCAAGCAACCTGTATAATATTATTAGCAAAATTGAGAAGAAGGCTGAATACAAAACAGATATTGCTGAGATTATAAGGCATTTAGAAAATATTCATCAAAATACACTTCTCGAGGAATGTGTGTATAATTATCCAATAATAATTAACGTATTCATATCAGGTGATTTTAAATATTATATAAAAAGAACTTTCCCGGAGAGTGTTTTAAAAGAGTTTGTTTCATTTATAAAAACAGTGTCGGTCGAGAAACAAAAGATAGTGTTAAATAATATATGGCAAAGACTTGACTCGATTCCCAGATTTAATAAAGATGATGAATTACCGTTTTGA